The Paraburkholderia megapolitana genomic sequence CTCATTCGGACAACGATTCCCGTGCAACGCAACCAGGTGACGGAACTTGAATGACGAACTGAGGTACGGCTCATGCTGAGCGTGTTATCGAGAATCATCGACATTGCGATGGTCGGACTCGGCGCGTGGCTCGCGGCGGCGTTCCACAGCGGGCAGTTTGGCTGGTTGAACGATATGCAGAGCGTCACGCTGACGTTCAACTGCCTGCTGGTGGTCGTGTTCTTTCCGGCGCTCGGCATCTACCAGTCGTGGCGCGGCAAGCCGCTGTACGACCTGCTGTGGCGTGTGACGGGTGGCTGGCTGATGGTGGAGGGCACCGGCATTCTGATGAGCTTCAGCCTGCACCGTGCCGAGTTGCTGTCGCGGCTGTGGCTCGCGTACTGGGCACTGGCAACGGTGCTGCTGCTGGTGATCACGAAGGTGCTCGTCTACACGGTGCTGAAGAGCCTGCGCCGCGAGGGCTTCAACCTGAAGGCGGTGGCCATCGTCGGCGGTGCGCCGTATGGGAAGTTTTTGATCGAGCAGATTCGCAGCCGGCCGGAAGCGGGTTTCAGCCCGGTGGTCGTGTTCGACGAAGAAGGCTCGCGCAATCATCACGAGGACCCGGATGCGGCGGAAGCGATCGAAGGCGTGCCGGTGGAGCGCGATTACGCGGCGATGATCCGGCTGGTGAGAACCCACGAGATTCGCGAACTGTGGCTTGCGTTACCGATTTCGAAGGAGCGTGCGATTCATCGTTTCGTCATGGAGTTCCGGCATGACTTCGTCAACATCCGCTTCATTCCGGATGTGCGCAGTCTGACGCTGTTCAGTCAACCGATGGTCGATCTGCTCGGCGTGCCCGCGATCAACCTGGCCGCGTCGCCGATCACCGATCTGCGCGTGTTGCCCAAGCGCGTGTTCGACCGGCTGTTCGCACTCGGCGCGCTCACCGCGCTCGCGCCGGTGATGCTCGTGATCGCGGCGCTCGTGAAGACGACTTCGCCCGGGCCGGTGTTTTTCCGGCAGAAGCGCAAGGGCATCGATGGAAACGAGTTCGAGATCTACAAGTTTCGTTCGATGAAAGTGCACGCGGAGGTCGCGGGCAAGGTGACCCAGGCGACGCGCCACGATTCGCGCATTACGCCGGTCGGCGCGTTT encodes the following:
- a CDS encoding undecaprenyl-phosphate glucose phosphotransferase, coding for MLSVLSRIIDIAMVGLGAWLAAAFHSGQFGWLNDMQSVTLTFNCLLVVVFFPALGIYQSWRGKPLYDLLWRVTGGWLMVEGTGILMSFSLHRAELLSRLWLAYWALATVLLLVITKVLVYTVLKSLRREGFNLKAVAIVGGAPYGKFLIEQIRSRPEAGFSPVVVFDEEGSRNHHEDPDAAEAIEGVPVERDYAAMIRLVRTHEIRELWLALPISKERAIHRFVMEFRHDFVNIRFIPDVRSLTLFSQPMVDLLGVPAINLAASPITDLRVLPKRVFDRLFALGALTALAPVMLVIAALVKTTSPGPVFFRQKRKGIDGNEFEIYKFRSMKVHAEVAGKVTQATRHDSRITPVGAFLRRTSLDELPQFINVLKGEMSVVGPRPHALEHDDIYKDLVKGYMHRYRIKPGITGWAQINGYRGETDRIEKMMGRVKLDLYYMQHWTFWLDIKIVVLTLWKGFAGRNAY